One window from the genome of Neospora caninum Liverpool complete genome, chromosome VI encodes:
- a CDS encoding putative ribosomal protein L24, which produces MSRYVKVYRKVMNLQRRKTPMPWTPTFLEFSREPSVPFPLREKLQPAPIDLSYYLNMEVGDLVEVLHGPDCGRQGVVLSINKKRNTVIVDGCNMKKSFWNPRVGSSLVTQEMPIHITNVALLDPVVKRPTRVKRRFMMNGECVRISKLSEMCLMPAKRSGVWSLSEGRQAQTPNLYQEYLRQKALGPPIKASYARPDPLNLKILQRLARHIAWGQGSPLPTTDNPRVRSPEPMALRR; this is translated from the exons ATGTCTCGATACGTGAAAGTATACAGAAAGGTGATGAACCTGCAGCGGCGCAAGACGCCGATGCCGTGGACGCCGACGTTCCTCGAATTCTCGCGAGAGCCTTCAGtcccctttcctctcagGGAAAAG CTTCAGCCGGCACCAATCGATCTGTCGTACTACCTCAACATGGAGGTCGGAGACCTCGTCGAG GTACTTCACGGCCCGGACTGCGGTCGCCAGGGCGTCGTTTTGTCCATCAACAAAAAGCGGAATACGGTCATTGTCGACGGGTGCAACATG AAAAAGAGCTTCTGGAATCCCCGCGTCGGCTCCTCGCTCGTCACGCAAGAGATGCCCATACACATCACCAACGTCGCCCTTCTTGACCCTGTTGTCAA acggCCGACGCGAGTCAAGAGACGCTTCATGATGAACGGCGAGTGTGTACGAATCTCAAAACTTTCGG AAATGTGCCTCATGCCAGCCAAACGCTCCGGCGTGTGGTCTTTGTCggagggaaggcaggcgcAAACG CCCAATTTGTATCAAGAGTACTTGCGCCAGAAGGCTCTTGGTCCCCCAATTAAA GCTAGCTACGCAAGGCCCGATCCCCTCAACCTCAAAATTCTACAGCGTCTGGCCCGGCACATCGCGTGGGGTCAAGGCTCGCCACTACCAACGACCGACAATCCGCGAGTGAGGAGTCCGGAGCCGATGGCCTTGCGGCGTTGA
- a CDS encoding GH22033, related, with translation MQFWLAAQLKRSFGLVQCNMPFFKFPGTTRPKRTVRLWRVNDQKSLKNGSRARIYWPIKDQGLQDTGVNASRAYNVNSCYKGEWRDNKRHGFGIQTYGDGSTYEGQWCEDRRHGEGIMWEKLPTSDLYRRAYCGQWQRDKQWGEGEALEADGGRYAYFDRNAAFSTTLASGGKVQPSRRREKTFCKEGDTDDSGATEQSNALLRDKTIHSTSCTLCAHGCILFIQTNSNLQTPVRVPPVDHVEGRKPGL, from the exons ATGCAATTTTGGCTCGCCGCTCAGCTCAAACGCTCGTTTGGACTCGTGCAATGTAACATGCCGTTTTTTAAGTTTCCAGGTACAACAAGACCAAAGAGGACAGTGCGACTTTGGAGAGT AAACGATCAGAAAAGTCTGAAGAATGGTTCACGAGCTCGGATTTACTGGCCCATCAAGGATCAAGGCTTGCAG GACACGGGGGTGAACGCGAGCAGAGCATATAACGTGAACTC GTGCTACAAAGGTGAATGGAGGGACAATAAGCGACATGGATTCGGCATCCAGACATACGGCGACGGTAGCACATACGAG GGTCAGTGGTGTGAAGACCGGAGGCATGGGGAGGGGATAATGTGGGAAAAACTTCCCACATCCGACTT GTACCGGAGAGCCTATTGCGGCCAgtggcagagagacaaacagtggggcgaaggagaggcacTTGAGGCGGACGGGGGAAGGTACGCTTACTTTGACCGTAATGCAGCTTTTTCCACCACATTAGCAAGTGGAGGCAAAGTACAGCCCTCAAGGCGGCGCGAAAAAACATTTTGCAAGGAAGGGGACACCGATGATAGTGGTGCCACTGAGCAGAGTAATGCGCTCCTGCGAGACAAAACTATTCACTCTACGAGCTGCACTTTGTGTGCACATGGATGCATACTATTCATACAGACAAATTCAAACTTGCAAACACCTGTACGTGTCCCCCCCGTTGACCACGTTGAAGGCAGGAAACCAGGTCTGTGA
- a CDS encoding Galactosyltransferase, related translates to MPEGVGVGQETSHQSTAVPPKNLLFGAEFLCLANPSVTAAVFRASRCARCYRPHHSPGHPPFPGEELSSGRPLHLLTTPKDADFPQTKGSRKNEVPPRLHCVGSVRRQSSRESACTKSRSPSLEFRTASPCAPDGQPTASERDTASPPLYGCLCPRSKRLGRAPGRAHFYASEWRGGRRVFRASAEHLGALNRFSTKCRGIRLCAMDMRLETPLCPTPGCALLLAVLLLTASLLSHTSPFEQVRLCFTSVFEMSRHIAKTFWDAVSAAELPHCLKAAFSTSLGLHPAWRAAATAVFPFLALAAGVAVLFLLFTGPYIVEESLEIVANFGVQLQHKTRWGGIKRQFIEASQVSDVIINEGFRVCDVVFYVALLVKDRPNMVVPFQLLPFFVQGGMGPYLADCLFLPWRPKMKLTRFRDAHAPKLCLLVSLLLSALFLIYGRCKASNGDSVPQPATLKRMAEPLPFVQKKTLFLIANEPVLESHVVSNLLHQLLYTLQVPNSHVQLLDEILLSEHGKTNHATLLPWLLNVHRELPSDIEFVWLGTAYSRVAASYLEKLMARLTSEAQNTGDASTSRQWYPHGLCVGHALKDQVLSITHHFYRDDAFVYPFLDAGLLMDRRFLRFLEQTVKEEGAQLPPRIEIDPVHELFKFLYQTRGFLMQHSNLFCPSSPIPRDFDRTEVLYPPRHKRPSKVASQAHTQGNDHGSDSGGEYKGGTAKGMAGSRQSPALSAAEQRDIQGCVSFAVGCRHSPILSHQFFDRMLAYEHDMIERKEALAEQYPIGADAGEDSEFREKEAALMSERPFFIVEPEDVLIAVKTHPRNHKTRVPLLKQLWAEPDVVVEMAQRRAKASAHAHPFHAAVAEQERASLDKHMRNIAIEFFSEKTDDGAPDITNVIPVQVSFPGEKRALCEKMRGIFKHFYENHKTRKYLAIVDDDTLVNVRHLLDAISMTLHPPVPARVFFRQALSDQNAIRKAHAPYKELANSIDTFLADWRSKRGLQRPSESERQGNHESPAHQEEANQQGSGTKKQDKLGPEDAVATFVESFVSKVYVKNRAADEASSDGRKKYADMVDRISPLYLGRRYSFGHMQSGDRRTGGYDYITMGGGVVLDREAVGEILECKTCRCPQDGTADDMILGRWMHQLKIPALHGRWFHQERPADYHPEHVRMTTPVSFHRLEKDTATTKKVFNKFVDVGDGLNVGAEEVDDFEAVDWIDFDWQQVEDAVWHDHDEGDGDLDDGEDEELSLHSIVQRVVEEGKKRGKQNMTPDDIADHLEKEVKEHEEKERVHNEDWSWLHDEL, encoded by the exons ATGCCAGAAGGCGTTGGGGTGGGCCAAGAGACTTCACACCAGTCTACGGCTGTGCCCCCAAAGAATCTCCTCTTTGGTGCTGAgtttctctgccttgccAATCCCAGTGTTACCGCCGCTGTTTTCAGAGCCTCTCGGTGTGCTCGATGTTACCGCCCCCACCATTCTCCGGGACATCCACCATTTCCTGGAGAAGAACTGAGCTCAGGTCGGCCATTGCATCTCTTAACAACTCCAAAGGACGCAGACTTTCCGCAAACAAAAGGGTCACGAAAAAATGAAGTGCCTCCCCGTCTGCACTGTGTTGGATCTGTAAGGAGGCAGTCCAGCCGGGAGTCTGCGTGCACAAAAAGCCGATCCCCCTCTCTTGAATTTCGGACTGCTTCCCCTTGCGCGCCAGACGGTCAGCCCACAGCCTCCGAGCGCGACACAGCCAGTCCTCCTCTCTACGGCTGTCTTTGTCCACGGTCGAAGAGGCTCGGGCGAGCACCGGGCCGCGCCCATTTCTACGCCAGTGAATGGCGAGGCGGTCGGCGCGTTTTCCGGGCGTCTGCTGAGCATCTAGGAGCACTCAACAGGTTCTCAACCAAGTGCAGGGGAATCCGCCTGTGCGCGATGGACATGAGGCTAGAAACTCCCCTCTGCCCAACTCCGGGATgtgcgcttcttcttgcAGTGTTGCTGCTGACAGCtagtcttctctctcacaCATCTCCATTTGAGCAGGTTCGTCTTTGCTTCACATCTGTGTTCGAA ATGTCCAGGCACATCGCGAAGACGTTTTGGGACGCCGTTTCCGCTGCTGAGCTGCCGCATTGCCTGAAGGCTGCGTTCAGCACCAGCCTCGGCCTGCACCCGGCCTGGCGTGCGGCTGCCACCGCTGTCTTCCCCTTTTTAGCTTTGGCTGCAGGGGTTGCCGTGCTGTTCTTGCTATTCACGGGGCCGTACATCGTTGAAG AGTCGCTTGAAATCGTCGCGAACTTCGGTGTGCAACTGCAACACAAAACCCGCTGGGGCGGCATCAAGCGCCAGTTCATCGAAGCCTCCCAAGTCTCCGATGTCATTATCAACGAG GGATTTCGGGTCTGTGACGTTGTCTTCTACGTCGCTCTTCTTGTCAAGGATCGGCCAAACATGGTGGTCCCATTCCAG CTACTTCCCTTCTTTGTTCAAGGGGGAATGGGGCCTTATCTGGCAGACTGCCTGTTTTTACCTTGGCGTCCAAAGATGAAATTGACGAGGTTCCgagacgcgcatgcgccCAAATTGTGTCTTctggtctctcttctcttgtcAGCTCTTTTCTTGATATATGGGAGATGCAAAGCAAGCAATGGCGATTCTGTGCCGCAACCTGCCACTCTTAAGCGCATGGCCGAGCCCCTCCCGTTTGTACAGAAAAAAACCCTTTTCCTCATTGCCAATGAGCCGGTCCTGGAGAGCCACGTGGTCAGCAACCTTCTGCATCAACTCCTTTACACACTTCAGGTCCCAAACAGTCATGTGCAACTGCTTGATGAGATCCTTCTGTCGGAACATGGAAAAACCAACCATGCCACATTGTTGCCGTGGCTTCTGAATGTACACCGAGAGTTACCCTCCGATATAGAATTTGTGTGGCTCGGAACCGCATATAGTCGCGTAGCGGCGTCGTACCTCGAAAAGTTGATGGCCCGGCTTACGTCTGAGGCCCAAAACACCGGCGATGCTTCAACGAGCCGTCAATGGTATCCACATGGTCTGTGCGTTGGGCATGCTTTGAAGGACCAAGTTTTATCGATCACACACCATTTTTATCGTGATGATGCATTTGTGTATCCATTTCTAGATGCGGGTCTTCTCATGGATCGACGGTTTCTACGCTTCCTCGAGCAGACAGTGAAAGAGGAGGGCGCACAGCTGCCGCCTCGTATCGAGATTGACCCCGTCCACGAGCTGTTTAAATTTCTGTATCAAACACGAGGCTTCCTCATGCAGCATTCCAATCTCTTTTGCCCCAGTTCTCCAATCCCTCGCGACTTTGACCGCACAGAAGTTCTGTATCCGCCTAGACACAAGAGACCAAGCAAAGTCGCCTCTCAAGCGCACACTCAGGGGAACGATCACGGTTCAGATTCTGGAGGAGAATACAAAGGAGGAACGGCAAAAGGAATGGCGGGAAGCAGACAAAGTCCTGCACTTAGCGCAgctgagcagagagacatTCAAGGCTGCGTCTCGTTCGCTGTCGGATGTAGACACTCGCCAATTCTCTCTCATCAATTTTTCGACCGGATGCTCGCATATGAGCACGATATGATTGAACGCAAGGAAGCACTCGCCGAGCAGTATCCCATTGGCGCTGATGCTGGCGAAGATTCGGAGTTCCGTGAGAAGGAGGCGGCTTTAATGAGTGAACGTCCTTTCTTCATCGTCGAACCAGAG gATGTCCTAATTGCCGTCAAGACACATCCGCGAAATCACAAGACACGCGTTCCGCTCCTAAAGCAGCTGTGGGCGGAGCCAGATGTCGTCGTGGAAATGGCGCAACGCCGTGCTAAAGCCAGCGCCCATGCGCATCCATTCCACGCCGCAGTAGCGGAACAGGAGCGAGCGAGTCTTGACAAGCACATGCGTAATATCGCGATAGAATTCTTTTCAGAGAAAACTGACGATGGCGCCCCAGACATTACAAACGTTATCCCGGTTCAAGTGTCGTtccctggagagaaaagagctcTCTGCGAGAAGATGCGAGGGATTTTCAAGCACTTTTACGAAAATCATAAAACGAGGAAATACCTTGCCATCGTCGATGACGATACTCTCGTGAATGTGCGTCACCTGCTGGACGCTATATCGATGACGCTCCACCCGCCGGTCCcagcgcgcgtcttcttccgccaaGCTTTGTCAGACCAGAACGCGATTCGCAAAGCGCATGCGCCCTACAAAGAACTCGCAAACAGCATCGACACCTTCCTAGCTGACTGGCGCTCGAAGCGCGGCCTCCAACGACCGTCAGAGAGTGAACGTCAAGGAAATCACGAGAGCCCCGCACATCAGGAGGAAGCTAATCAGCAGGGTTCTGggacgaagaaacaggacAAGCTCGGACCAGAGGATGCAGTAGCGACATTTGTCGAATCCTTCGTCTCGAAGGTGTATGTGAAGAACCGGGCTGCAGACGAGGCCTCCAGTGATGGACGAAAGAAGTATGCGGACATGGTCGACCGCATTTCGCCCCTGTATCTCGGTCGTCGGTACTCTTTTGGCCATATGCAGAGTGGGGATCGCCGTACTGGTGGGTATGATTATATCACCATGGGAGGAGGAGTGGTCCTCGATCGCGAGGCAGTAGGGGAGATTTTGGAGTGCAAAACGTGCCGCTGCCCACAAGATGGCACTGCAGATGACATGATTCTCGGGCGGTGGATGCATCAGCTGAAGATTCCCGCCCTCCACGGACGCTGGTTTCACCAGGAGAGGCCAGCAGATTACCATCCGGAGCACGTGCGAATGACAACGCCTGTCAGTTTTCATAGGCTCGAGAAAGATACTGCCACAACGAAGAAGGTGTTCAATAAATTCGTTGATGTCGGAGATGGACTCAACGTTGGTGCAGAAGAAGTGGACGATTTTGAAGCCGTCGACTGGATCGACTTCGATTGGCAACAAGTGGAAGACGCCGTATGGCATGATCatgacgaaggcgacggtGACCTCGATGAcggagaagatgaggaaCTTAGCCTACATTCAATAGTCCAGCGAGTTgtggaagaagggaagaaacgaggaaaacaaaATATGACCCCCGATGATATTGCTGACCACCTTGAAAAGGAAGTAAAGGaacacgaggaaaaagaacgcgTGCACAACGAAGACTGGAGCTGGCTTCACGACGAGCTCTGA
- a CDS encoding Ribosomal protein L22, related yields the protein MLEFKPAYEYSMPVASDSSSAHVNSRAADACHATCMSSQRQSGFLENRMAKAHMRAAGSGRGAGGKKGAAAKPVKVKFTVDCQKPVDDNIIEAKGLERFLQTHIKVDGKCNNLGDRVQVSREKAKVFVTAELPFSKRYIKYLTKKYLKKQMLRDFMRVVSSRDTVYELRYFQMPQEDETAA from the exons ATGCTCGAATTTAAGCCGGCCTACGAGTACAGCATGCCCGTCGCCAGCGACTCTTCGTCGGCGCATGTAAACTCTCGTGCCGCCGATGCTTGTCATGCGACCTGTATGTCTTCGCAGAGGCAGAGCGGCTTCTTAG AGAACAGAATGGCGAAGGCCCACATGAGGGCGGCTGGCTCTGGCCGTGGTGCTGgtgggaagaaaggcgctgcAGCGAAACCGGTCAAGGTGAAGTTTACTGTCGACTGCCAGAAACCTGTGGACGACAATATCATCGAGGCCAAGGGACTG GAACGATTTTTGCAGACGCACATCAAGGTAGATGGCAAGTGCAACAATCTGGGCGATCGCGTCCAGGTCTCgcgcgaaaaggcgaaggTGTTTGTGACTGCAGAACTGCCGTTCTCCAAGAGATACATCAAG TACCTGACGAAGAAGTATCTCAAGAAGCAGATGCTGCGAGACTTCATGCGGGTGGTCAGCAGCCGCGATACAGTTTACGAGTTGCGGTACTTCCAAATGCCTCAGGAAGATGAGACCGCTGCGTAG
- a CDS encoding ERYTHROCYTE MEMBRANE PROTEIN PFEMP3, related gives MSCCQQDSWRQRKYILGAYGLSHRRPWKQDFVDCRVLEPRVIEQNSVRDWLRVVLLQPVDTKTKYVQVPVVKTVDRYVPKITYEEKIVEVPRSVHKTVHKVVEKPYVKYVDKYEEVPEIRYTYTYVPKETIQERTIYKAKPVTVEKVEYKERPQIKYVDRYVEVPCYQEVVRFEPAPLMPLPQQDHGGQSAEREQNRCTCQIPTDEKNLVR, from the coding sequence ATGAGCTGTTGCCAGCAAGACAGTTGGAGGCAGAGGAAGTACATTCTTGGTGCATATGGACTCTCTCATCGTCGACCGTGGAAGCAGGACTTCGTGGACTGCCGAGTGCTCGAACCTAGAGTCATCGAACAGAATAGTGTTCGAGATTGGCTTCGAGTTGTCCTACTGCAGCCAGTAGACACAAAGACGAAATACGTGCAAGTTCCTGTGGTAAAGACAGTGGACAGATACGTGCCTAAGATCACCTACGAAGAGAAAATCGTCGAAGTTCCACGGTCTGTCCACAAGACAGTGCACAAAGTCGTCGAGAAGCCATACGTCAAGTATGTCGACAAGTATGAAGAGGTTCCAGAAATCCGGTATACGTATACGTACGTCCCAAAAGAAACGATTCAAGAACGAACTATCTACAAAGCGAAGCCAGTGACAGTCGAAAAAGTGGAGTATAAGGAGAGGCCGCAGATAAAGTACGTCGATAGATATGTAGAGGTACCATGTTACCAGGAAGTGGTACGTTTTGAGCCTGCCCCACTCATGCCGCTTCCACAACAGGATCACGGCGGGCAATCGGCCGAGCGGGAACAGAATCGTTGCACTTGTCAAATACCCACCGATGAGAAAAACCTCGTCAGGTGA